The following are encoded together in the Brassica napus cultivar Da-Ae chromosome A9, Da-Ae, whole genome shotgun sequence genome:
- the LOC106420238 gene encoding protein AGENET DOMAIN (AGD)-CONTAINING P1-like, giving the protein MSSRRRQSTQRKKAPESSVTPIRLPPFLKPGAAVEISSDEAGFRGSWYVGEVVAVPSSDSTTKCEVEYTTLFFDKEGRKRLKEVVDAAQLRPAVPAMSEREKERDVAVGEDVDAFYSDGWWEGTVTEVLGDGRFSVYFRASKEQIRFRRDELRFHREWVNGAWKPPIEEREEEEEEEEEEEDLLSRVDPETAREIAKQMFSIGTIVEVSSDEEGFKGSWFSAKVIEHVDEEDKYLVEYRDLREENGIEPLKEEADFLHIRPPPPADEDIDFAVRDKIDAFYNDAWWVGDVIESMKEGIVGVCFRYTGEKMRFGRQGLRLHRDWINGTWQLPLKRGEMKRATKKVPCDRNVRPKKAIDKEHFSGGDPVEVSSVEEGFEDSWFLAKVIEYRGTDKWLVEYEKLKAEDGKEPLREEVNVFQIRPRPQETVMVNPLEKLDEVDALYNDGWWFGVVKKVLAKSNYLVHFPKTDEVLKFHVSRLRPHQEWIDGKWIASSKT; this is encoded by the exons ATGTCTTCGCGGCGTCGGCAATCTACACAGAGGAAGAAAGCTCCGGAGAGCTCCGTAACTCCGATTCGCCTCCCTCCCTTTCTAAAACCCGGCGCCGCCGTCGAGATCAGCTCCGACGAGGCCGGTTTCCGCGGATCGTGGTACGTGGGAGAGGTCGTCGCCGTCCCATCCTCAGACTCGACCACCAAATGCGAGGTGGAGTACACGACGCTGTTCTTCGACAAAGAAGGGAGGAAGCGGCTCAAGGAGGTCGTCGACGCGGCTCAGCTCCGTCCTGCGGTGCCGGCGATGTCCGAGAGGGAGAAGGAGAGGGATGTCGCGGTTGGGGAAGACGTGGACGCGTTTTACAGTGATGGTTGGTGGGAAGGGACGGTGACGGAGGTTTTGGGTGATGGGAGGTTCAGTGTTTACTTCAGGGCTTCAAAGGAGCAGATTCGGTTTCGGAGAGATGAGTTAAGGTTTCATCGGGAGTGGGTTAACGGCGCGTGGAAGCCGCCGATTGAGGAAagggaagaagaggaggaagaagaagaagaggaagag GATCTTTTATCCCGAGTGGATCCGGAAACTGCAAGAGAAATCGCGAAACAAATGTTCTCCATTGGCACAATTGTTGAGGTTAGCAGCGATGAGGAAGGGTTCAAGGGGTCTTGGTTTTCAGCTAAAGTCATTGAACACGTTGACGAAGAAGACAAGTACCTTGTTGAGTACCGAGACTTGAGAGAAGAAAACGGCATCGAGCCTTTGAAAGAAGAAGCCGACTTTCTGCACATAAGGCCACCGCCACCGGCTGATGAGGATATAGATTTTGCCGTCAGGGACAAGATTGATGCGTTTTACAATGACGCTTGGTGGGTAGGTGATGTCATAGAGAGCATGAAGGAAGGAATCGTTGGTGTCTGCTTCAGGTACACAGGAGAAAAGATGCGGTTTGGAAGACAGGGCCTTCGTCTGCATAGAGACTGGATTAATGGGACTTGGCAGCTACCACTGAAACGAGGAGAGATGAAGAGGGCAACAAAG AAAGTTCCGTGTGATCGGAACGTGAGACCTAAGAAAGCAATCGACAAGGAACATTTCAGCGGTGGAGATCCAGTCGAGGTGAGCAGTGTTGAAGAAGGATTTGAAGATTCTTGGTTCCTCGCAAAGGTTATTGAATACAGAGGAACGGACAAATGGCTAGTGGAATACGAGAAGTTGAAAGCGGAAGATGGGAAAGAGCCATTGAGAGAAGAGGTTAATGTTTTTCAGATAAGGCCTCGGCCACAAGAGACGGTCATGGTTAATCCGTTGGAGAAGCTTGACGAAGTTGATGCATTGTATAATGATGGATGGTGGTTCGGGGTGGTTAAAAAGGTTCTTGCAAAGTCGAACTACTTAGTTCATTTCCCGAAAACAGACGAGGTGCTCAAGTTTCATGTTTCTCGGCTAAGGCCACATCAGGAATGGATTGATGGCAAGTGGATAGCATCTTCAAAG ACTTAA
- the LOC106419936 gene encoding ankyrin repeat-containing protein BDA1, whose translation MCGRNKKTKTVEAEEEAWLLVMSIVVDVNRSDICESSSRRTRDESVFEKLKKAAQDGDIEELYKLIAEEQNILDHFDEVPFCETPLHVAAENGKTHFAMELVTLKPSLALKLNVSGFTPVNLALQNNHMRMVRGFIAIDRSLVRIMGRGRITPLHHVARIGDAELLSEILMACPFSIEDLTIKRETAVHIAVKNHQFMAFKVLFGWIKRANRVEILDWKDEDGNTVFHIAAAINQTEVMALLRKSVKIAAKNLNGKTAMDIFEAHQPPCFPEARTILRSAKERLFSCSTITLAEYLSKDPLTFLEKRNNFLGLSNLSISRARPLTSSHRRDAIYVVVILIITTSFQAGFSPPGGFWQEDGVDHHNVYHKAGQMTMSFSNALIFNGFNGFAFLSSLYVIMILTIGLPMWKLIYCSTACLGLALLASYGTIFPYPNSYIGYIPLITFVYAFPSIITIMLFSVFMAFIVDKRGRRLVDFPASCFSSSHELSL comes from the exons ATGTGTGGCaggaacaagaaaacaaaaactgtggaggcagaagaagaagcttggcTGTTAGTGATGTCGATTGTTGTGGATGTCAACAGATCAGATATCTGTGAGAGTTCAAGTAGGAGAACCCGAGATGAAAGTGTCTTTGAGAAATTGAAGAAGGCGGCTCAAGATGGAGACATCGAAGAATTGTATAAACTGATAGCTGAGGAACAAAACATTCTAGACCACTTTGATGAAGTGCCTTTCTGTGAGACGCCACTACACGTGGCGGCTGAAAACGGGAAAACCCATTTTGCGATGGAACTAGTGACTCTTAAGCCGTCGCTTGCATTGAAGCTAAACGTGTCAGGCTTCACCCCAGTCAATTTAGCCCTGCAAAACAACCACATGAGAATGGTTAGAGGGTTTATAGCAATCGACAGAAGCTTAGTCAGAATCATGGGAAGAGGGAGGATTACCCCTTTGCACCATGTGGCTAGAATAGGTGATGCAGAATTGCTTAGTGAGATCTTGATGGCTTGTCCCTTTTCAATagaagatttaacaataaagcGTGAGACAGCTGTGCATATTGCGGTAAAGAACCACCAGTTTATGGCGTTCAAGGTTCTGTTTGGATGGATCAAGAGAGCGAACAGGGTGGAAATCTTGGATTGGAAGGATGAAGACGGTAACACAGTCTTCCATATTGCTGCAGCTATCAATCAGACTGAG GTCATGGCGTTGCTACGTAAAAGCGTTAAAATAGCAGCCAAGAATTTGAATGGCAAAACGGCGATGGACATATTCGAAGCTCACCAGCCTCCTTGTTTCCCTGAAGCAAGAACAATTCTCCGTAGTGCCAAAGAAAGGCTATTTAGTTGTTCCACAATAACTCTTGCAGAATATTTGAGCAAAGATC CTCTAACGTTTCTCGAGAAACGGAACAATTTCTTAGGGCTGAGCAATTTAAGCATATCTAGAGCCAGACCTCTAACCAGTAGCCATCGCCGTGATGCAATATATGTGGTGGTTATACTTATAATAACAACTTCATTCCAGGCTGGTTTTAGTCCTCCAGGCGGATTTTGGCAGGAGGACGGCGTGGATCATCATAACGTCTATCACAAAGCTGGGCAAATGACTATGTCTTTCTCCAATGCCTTAATTTTTAACGGCTTCAACGGGTTTGCCTTCTTATCATCCCTATACGTGATCATGATCCTCACAATTGGACTTCCCATGTGGAAGTTAATCTATTGTTCAACGGCGTGTTTAGGTCTCGCTTTGTTAGCATCATACGGCACTATATTCCCGTATCCTAACAGCTATATAGGGTATATCCCATTGATCACCTTCGTCTATGCATTCCCATCGATTATCACAATCATGCTGTTTAGTGTTTTCATGGCATTCATTGTTGACAAACGTGGCCGGAGACTAGTAGACTTCCCGGCGAGCTGCTTCAGCTCATCTCATGAGTTGTCGCTATGA